The region GCGCAGGCGCCGCTCACCCTCATAGGGCAAATGCTCTGCGTTCGCAGCCGCCTCCCACAGCTCTTCATGCTGCAGGTTCATGCTGATCCCGCCCTGCGCCCAGTAATTGCTGCGGTCGCTCACGGCCAGGTCGCCGCCAGAGGCGGCAACCTGTACGCTGAGCACTCCCGCAGCACCGTCCCAGACCAGCGTTCCACGCGCATACTTCGCGTTGAACCAGCCAGAACCGTAGCTGCGGGCTTCGCTGTTCACGGGCTGGTCGTTCATGATGGCGATGGACAACAGGTCATCGCCGTAAAAGAAGCCGCCATTGATCCCATAGGCGGCAATCTGACGCAGCGGCAAGCCTGCGCGCCGTAGTATTACATCCTCCGGGTTCAGCGACAGCATATGCAGCTGAACCCCGCCTGGACCTTCGGCTTCCCGATAGGTATAGTTATGCGGGAGGCCAGAGAAGACCTCCCGCTTGCTTGTACCTGTAAGCGGGAACACAGCAAAGAGGAGCGCGCTTACCATCAGCAGCGCTCCTATAGCCAGAATCCTTAACTGCGACGCCCTATCAATTCGCCCCAACATAAGCCGCCAGCAGCTTAGCCGTATTAAGCACAGCTTGCTTGTGGGTACGTTCCATGGAGTGGGAGGCGTGTACGCCCGGTCCGATCAGTGCGGCCCGGATGTTGTTCCCGCCGCGCAGGGCAGCAGAGGCGTCGGAGCCGTATTGCGGATAGATATCGACCGCGAATGGAATCGCCAGACCGTTCGCCAGCTCGATCATGCGGCTGGTCATGGCGTAATCATACGGGCCGGAGGAGTCCTTGGCACAGATGGAGACATCCGTCTCCTTGCAGCTGAGGTCATCGCCCATCGCGCCCATGTCCACAGCGATCATCTCATTGATCTCACCCGGAATCCAGGCAGCGCCGTGACCAACTTCTTCATAGTTGGAGATGAGCAGGGACAGGTTGTGCAGCGGCTTCCAGCCTTCGCGCCGGATGCTCTCCAGCAGTCCGAATAAGGCAGCAACGCTGGCTTTGTCGTCCAGATGACGGGATTTGATATATCCGCTGGGGGTAAGCACTGCCCTTGCATCGAACGAAATATAGTCACCGACCGAAATCCCCAGCTTCAGCACATCATCCTTGGTGGAGACCAGCTCATCAATCCGGATCTCCATATTCTCTTCCGAACGCTTGAAATCACGGGCATCGGCATACACATGCACAGAAGGATGACTGGTCAGGATCGTACCGGTATAAGTTAATCCGCTGCGGGTATGGATGATACAATATTCATTCTCAATGCTGTTCATGCTGAATCCGCCTACAGAGGTTAAGCGGAGGGTACCGTTTGACTTAATGGAGCGGACCATGGCACCGAGTGTATCCACATGGGCACTGATGCCGATCGTACGCGAAGGATCGAGTCCGGGTACGCCCAGCATCGCGCCGCCTTTTTCATTCCAGGTAAGCGGAATACCCAGCGCTGCCGCTTCTTCGGCCACCAGAGCCATAACCTGGGTGGTGAAGCCGCTGGGGCTTGGGGTGTCGAGCAGTTTTTTGAGCAGATTCAGGATATATTCTTCATTGGGCTGGATGTTAAGCAAGGATAGTTCCTCCTATTCGTCTATGAATTACAGCTGGGATGATCCTTCTGGAGTAAAAGGGGCACTCTCAGCAGGGATAGGCTCCATATTAATACTTCCCGCGTCACGCAGCTTGGCAAGCTCGGCATTCAGGCTCTTGATCTGCTTCTGCAGCTTATACTGGCGGAAAATCCCGTACGAACCCACCACCACACCGCCAATCAGCGCACAGCCAAGGATGACGAGAATTAGCGGGATGCTGACCACGTCAAAGCCGAAATTCACCGGAACCGTATCGACATTCATTACTGCGAATACAGCTGTCAGCAGTGCAAAAAATAAACCTAATATAAGTGACCATTGAAATTTCATATATTTTCCTCCTCAGGATCAATGACAATACAAATCCCCTGCCCGCAGAGGGCAAGGGATTACTGTAATACTAAGCTTTCTGCCTCATTTGGTCAACTGCTCCATCTGCTCAATGACGCTCTCAAATACGCTCATGGCTTCACGGATCGGTTCAGGAGACGACATATCCACCCCGGCCTTGCTCAGAATGTTAATGGAATAATCGCTGCCGCCGCTCTTCAGGAAGCCGAGGTAACGGTCAACCGCCGGTTTGCCTTCCTCTAGGATCTGTTTGGCGAAGCTCGTCGCCGCCGAGAAGCCGGTAGCATATTTATAGACATAGAAGCTGTTATAGAAATGCGGAATCCGTGCCCACTCCATCTCAATATCCTGATCGATCACCATATCCTTGCCGTAATACTTGACATTCAGATCGTAGTAGATGGAAGAGAGATCCTGCGGTGTGAGCGATTCGCCTTCTTCGGCGCGCTGGTGAATGATTTTCTCGAATTCAGCGAACATCGTCTGCCGGAATACGGTAGTGCGGAACTGGTCGGCATAGTAGGTGAGCAGGTACATTTTTTCCTTCGGGTCTGTGGATTTGTTCAGCAGGTAATCCATCAGCAGCGCCTCATTGGTAGTAGAAGCAACCTCCGCCAGGAAAATAGTGTACTGCGCGTCCCGGTATTTCAGCGCCGTGTCCGAATAGTAGGAATGCAGGGCGTGACCCATCTCATGCGCCAGTGTGAACATGCTGTTCAGATTATCATTATGGTTCAGCAGCACGAAAGGATGGGTGCCGTAAGCCCCCCAGCTGTATGCGCCGGAGCGTTTGTTCTCGTTCTCGTAGACATCGATCCAGCCTTTGTCATAGCCTTCCTGCAGAACACTCAGGTAGTCCTCGCCAAGCGGCTTCAGGCCTTCCTTGGTAATCTTCTTAGCCTCGTCAAAAGTAATATCCAGCTTATATTCGTCCACAAGCGGAGCGAACAAGTCATACATATGTAACTCATCTACCCCGAGCAGCTTCTGGCGCAGCTTCATATAACGGTGCATCAGCGGCAGACTCTCGTGAATCGTATCGATCAGATTCGTGTAGACTTCCTTCGGAATATTGTCGCCGTAGAGCGACATTTCCAGCACGGAAGGGTATTTGCGCACACGGGAGTAAAAGACATTCTTATTCACATTCGCGCTCAGCGTGGCGGCAATCGTGTTCTTTTGCTTGCTGTAAGTTTCGTAGACCGCTTTGAAGGCGTTCTTGCGGACCTCACGGTCCGGGCTTTCGAGGAATTGAATATAGCTTCCGTGCGTCAGCTCGACTTCCTTGCCTTCTTCGTTCTTAATCTTCGGGAACTTCAGATCCGCATTATTCAGCATGCTGAATACAGTCTGCGGGGCCTGGGCGATCGTGCTGACCTGAGCCAGCAGGGCCTCTTCCGCTTTGGACAGGACATGGGCCTTCTCACGTTTCATCTCAGTCAAGGTGAAGGTGTAGTCGGAGAGCGAAGGGTCGGCGATGAACTGGTCCAGCGTTGCGTCAGGCAGGGCCAGAATCTCAGGTGTGACAAAAGAAAGAGCTTCACCCGCTTCAACGCCAAGCTTCTTGGCCTTAGAGGAGAGAGCCTGGTACTTCGGAGCCGCTGTATCCTCATCCTGGCGCATATGCGCATAGACATAGAGACGTTCAGTCAGCAGGGACAGCTTGTCGTCCAGCTCAAAGCATTTCTTCAGGGCATCGGGAGAATCCAGCTTCCCTTGGAAGGAGGCAGCGCTTGTAATGAGCGCCTTCACTTCCTTATATTCGGCATCCCACTGCTCCTCTGAAGCAAACATATCTTCAAGCTTCCAGCGGTTCTCGGCGGGCACTTCACTTCTCTTAGGTAATTGTTCCATAGAAATCCTCCTCGGTAGATGGGATGCGGCTGGGCTGCTCACCGCCTGCGGGAGCGCTGAGGACAGAGTTCCTTGCAGCAGGCTGAGCGCAAGCAGGAGCGGGAGAGATTTGGCGGTAACGGACATGACGGCAGCCTCCTGATTCTCAAAGTCTGCTTAGTATGCCCTGCCAATTCATGTTTATTAAATCATAAGTGTGCTTACAGATGAAGTTATGTGAGCAGGCTATAAATAATGAAGACAAAAGCCAGCGCAATCATAATCACTGCGGTCAATGCCATCCCGCGCTTCATGCGCGGGGGCATTTTGTCCTTGCTCATAATCAGTACGGCACCCAGACACAGGACTACTATTACATAGATGACCAGACTCTCGTTATCCATGCCCGACTACACCTGTTTGAAGGCGGCGATGATATTCTTGTACTCTTCTTCATTATCCTTGTAGGATTCTTTATTGAAGCGGTTGTTCACCCACTGCATCATAGCCGGACGGCTCATGAAGGTATGCGTTTCTTCCCCCCATTGGTCGGAGATTTCACGAAGGATAATATAGCGTCCCTGAACCTCCACCGTCATCATGTTCCATTTGTCTGTTTTGTATATTTCATGTTTTTTGATCATTATCATTACCACCCTGGCGATTTTTGGCTTTTGGGTCAATGATAACGCACCGGAGAAGAGAAAAGCAAATTAAATCATGAAATCAGGGAAAAGATGGATTGCTTTACAAGTATAGAAAGAGTATAATGTAAGCATACGCCATATATGGCGGTATTTTTAGGAGGTTGTTCATTTGAAAGGTACAGTAAAATGGTTTAACGCAGAAAAAGGTTATGGTTTCCTTCAAGTTGAAGGCGGCGAAGATGTATTCGTTCACTTCTCTGCAATTCAAGGCGACGGATTCAAGACTTTGGACGAAGGCCAAGCGGTAGAGTTCGATGTTACTGACGGTAACCGTGGTCCACAGGCAGCGAACGTAGTTAAATTATAAAATACGGCCAAGGCAGAGCTTCTGTCAGCCGCAATATATATATTTGATCTAGCACGCACTGGCATAAGTAGCATCAGGCAGCTTGAGCAGCACAGTTCCTTCGGGGGCTGTGTTTTTTTATTATATTAGGAAACTATAGTTTCCTGCAGCTGAGGTGTGAGTAAATTGCTTTAAACCGAATACAATCGGCTGGTACAGCGGCACACGACTCAAATGTATATCAAAAACAGCATACATTGTGCTCGCGCGAAGGTAATCTTATCCTTTTTTTCGATCTCCCGCCCTTAATCACTCAGAGCGGGGTCCTACTTTTGTTTCTTAGCGGGCGGTCTGCGCCGCCCCCGAGGTCCATCAGATGCTTGGACAGGAAGCCGATGAAGGCCAGAACCGAGAAGCCGGCAGCGACCAGATAGAATACAATCCG is a window of Paenibacillus sp. FSL H3-0469 DNA encoding:
- a CDS encoding M42 family metallopeptidase encodes the protein MLNIQPNEEYILNLLKKLLDTPSPSGFTTQVMALVAEEAAALGIPLTWNEKGGAMLGVPGLDPSRTIGISAHVDTLGAMVRSIKSNGTLRLTSVGGFSMNSIENEYCIIHTRSGLTYTGTILTSHPSVHVYADARDFKRSEENMEIRIDELVSTKDDVLKLGISVGDYISFDARAVLTPSGYIKSRHLDDKASVAALFGLLESIRREGWKPLHNLSLLISNYEEVGHGAAWIPGEINEMIAVDMGAMGDDLSCKETDVSICAKDSSGPYDYAMTSRMIELANGLAIPFAVDIYPQYGSDASAALRGGNNIRAALIGPGVHASHSMERTHKQAVLNTAKLLAAYVGAN
- a CDS encoding lipopolysaccharide assembly protein LapA domain-containing protein; amino-acid sequence: MKFQWSLILGLFFALLTAVFAVMNVDTVPVNFGFDVVSIPLILVILGCALIGGVVVGSYGIFRQYKLQKQIKSLNAELAKLRDAGSINMEPIPAESAPFTPEGSSQL
- the pepF gene encoding oligoendopeptidase F — protein: MEQLPKRSEVPAENRWKLEDMFASEEQWDAEYKEVKALITSAASFQGKLDSPDALKKCFELDDKLSLLTERLYVYAHMRQDEDTAAPKYQALSSKAKKLGVEAGEALSFVTPEILALPDATLDQFIADPSLSDYTFTLTEMKREKAHVLSKAEEALLAQVSTIAQAPQTVFSMLNNADLKFPKIKNEEGKEVELTHGSYIQFLESPDREVRKNAFKAVYETYSKQKNTIAATLSANVNKNVFYSRVRKYPSVLEMSLYGDNIPKEVYTNLIDTIHESLPLMHRYMKLRQKLLGVDELHMYDLFAPLVDEYKLDITFDEAKKITKEGLKPLGEDYLSVLQEGYDKGWIDVYENENKRSGAYSWGAYGTHPFVLLNHNDNLNSMFTLAHEMGHALHSYYSDTALKYRDAQYTIFLAEVASTTNEALLMDYLLNKSTDPKEKMYLLTYYADQFRTTVFRQTMFAEFEKIIHQRAEEGESLTPQDLSSIYYDLNVKYYGKDMVIDQDIEMEWARIPHFYNSFYVYKYATGFSAATSFAKQILEEGKPAVDRYLGFLKSGGSDYSINILSKAGVDMSSPEPIREAMSVFESVIEQMEQLTK
- a CDS encoding cold shock domain-containing protein, with the translated sequence MKGTVKWFNAEKGYGFLQVEGGEDVFVHFSAIQGDGFKTLDEGQAVEFDVTDGNRGPQAANVVKL